Below is a window of Mycoplasmopsis anatis DNA.
CATTAGGATTAAATAGCAAACCAATCTATGCAATTGAAGCAACTAGTGATTCAATGTGATATCGTTTAGCAAAATACAATAAATTTGATGCATTTTTAGCTGAAGGATACGGTTGATCAGAAGATGGTCAAAAAGTTTATGAATTAAAAGGATTTGAAGCAAATAAACTTGTTGAAAGAATTCAAGAATTCCTTAAATAATTAAAATTTTTAAAGTCGACTAAGGTCGATTTTTTTATATTCAAACATAAAATAGAATCTAATATTTCAATTATCTAAGGTAATAATTCCATTAATTTTTTTTCTGAAAATTTCAAAAATTATGAAAATGCCAGGAAATTTTAGAAAATAAAAATAATAGGAGCATAAATGAAATTTAATAAACGTATTTTACTTTTTTCAAGCATGAGTATTACAGGATTATTAACCACTTTATCTGTATACTCATGCAAATTTAATGAAACAAATAACAAAAATATAAAAACACTTCAAATATTAAAAGAGGATAAACTTGAGACTAATCCATATTTTTTGGATTACTCTACAGTAATGAAAACAAATATTGATTCTGATAATATATTGCAGTCTTCGGTTGCGGCACAACTTTTTAGAATTATTACTGTTAAATCACCAGAATATGAAAAAAATTCAAGTTATAAATTAAAATCGTCAGGAGTTTATGCATATAAATTTGAATTAGCCGAGAAGATTATTATCGAAACTATTAACGGAACAGAAATTGAATTTAATAACGATGACTTTGAACTTATTGACAGTAATGCCGAAATATATGAAAAAGCTATAAGTTCAAATCCTAAATCAATTAACTCAAGAGCTTTTATTCAAGCGATGAATAATGCTAAAAAAATGAAGATTAAAATTAAAGACAATGTGTATTGAGTAGATTCATCAGGAGAAAAAACTAAGTATACCATCAACGCAAAAGACTTCTGATTTTCTTATTTAAGAAGTTATTATAATGGTTTTTTCCAACGTTCTTTTACCAATCAAAATGGTGATTATAGAACTTCAATACTAATAGATTTAGAAAATAAGAAAAGACTTAATGACTTATCAAATCAAAGATTTGGTACCAATTTATTCACAAATAACCAACAATTTGAAATCCATGGTATAAGTTCAAGCAAATTTATTGAGTTTGCTGACAATTTAGAACCTAAAAATGCAGTACAAGATAATTTTTTAATTTTTGAAGAAGATGAAGATTATGCGGAAGTAAAAAATTTTATGGGTTTCTTTGATTTAATGTTAGTTAATTCATTAATTTTTAGCCCGGCACCAAGTGACTTTATCAAAGAAGAGTCAAAAACTCTTAATCAAACATTCAATAAGAACGATAAAGAAATACCACTTTATGGTTATGGAATAATAAAAGAAATCGGATTGTATTTTTACGGTGTAAATGGGTGAAAACAAAATTTATATGCTGGTCCATATATACCTAACAAAAATGCATCAGATACAAATAAATTGGTGCTTACAAAAAATAAATACTATTATGATAAAAATTTTGTTAACTCAAAGGAAAATATTGAAAGAATTGAATTAAAATACTCTCAAACAGATCCGATATTAAATTTTAACAAGATTAAAAATGACAACAATACACTAGTTAATCTACTTTCTTTAACACAAGAACAACAGAAATATTTTAATTCTAACACTAAAGATTACAAATTTATTCCTTATAAAAAATACAATAAAACAACTTCAGTTGGGAACAATGCATTTAATATAACTCCGAAACCTGATGAATTAGTTAATGTTAATTCCTCTTCAATATTAAATTCAATTGATTACAATTCAATTGCTTTTAATGATAATTTCTCCAAAATTGTTTATGGTTCTTCAATTAAAGAACTAAAGCAAGGATATCGGGGAGAATTTGATAATAAACTGTCTATATCTTCGGGTGTTTTTGAAAATAATTCAATATCATTCCGTTCAATAATAAATGCATCAATAAATTGAAATTATGTAAAAGACTCATTAAATCTTAGCTCAGATCTTTGAATAACAAATGCAGCCCCAGATGCTAAAATAGGTGGAACAAATCAAAATACCAGCAAGTTTAAAACCCTTAGAGAAGCAAAAGAAATTGTCAATGACTTGATCGTTATTAATAATGAAGGCCAAAAAATTGAACTGAATAAGCAAAATTCAAACCAACTTAAAAGTTCAAGTTTTAATATCTTACAAAAACATATGAAAAAATTGCTAGATCAGTTATTTAACAATAAATCCTTAGGTTTAAACAAGTCAGAAAATATAACTTGAATAATTTACAACAACCGTTTATTAAATCAAAATGAAATAAAAATGTATGAACAAATAATAGAAGTTATTAAAGAGATAGATCCAAGATTAAATCCAGTCTTTAATTATTTACCAACTCAAGTCGAAATTGACAAGGTATATGGTACATCTAATGGTACAGGTAATAATTCAACTTATCAATTTATTACTTATTCATATGAAAAAGATAGTTTAGCTCCTTATCTTGATAAAATTACCCATGCAATAGGTATGAGTCCATTTGCACTTTGATATAAATTCAGCAATCTCAAAGCTAATGATATATTAGCAATTAACTTCCCAGAAATAACTAGATTTAGCAAAATAATGAAAGAAAAATTCGAAGAAGGTTTTCTGAAATTAAATGAAATATATACTAAAGACAATGATAGTAACTTATTTAGAAAAATAAAATGAGATGATTTAAATAAGTTTAACTCATATGAGGAAAGAAACTTATATCTTAGAGGAATTTTAAAAACAAATGAAAATAATCAAACTGGATATACCAACTACGGTTTTGGTGGTTTAGGTTATTTATGAGACAACAATAAAAAAATATTTAAGATCGATAACATTATCGAACAGGCCAAATTTGCAAATTATTATCTAACAATAAGCACTAATGAACAATTAATCGAACTAATAAGAGAATTAAACACTTTTAGATCATTCGGTATCGACTTAGATAAAAAAATTGATTCAATTAACTTTTTAGATTACAAAATTGTAAATAAAAACTGAGTATATAACATTCCCTATAATGATGTAATTTATGTTCAAGATATCAAAATTAAATAAAAAACATTGAATATATTTTTTACTTAAAATTTTATATTCATTTATTTTCTTTATGATTTTGATATCGACTATATATGTCTTATTCGATATAAATTCTGTCACACCTCTTAAAATTAGCGAAATATGAAATGATTCAAGCACTTCAGAGGAAGTTTTATTAAAGATAAATAATGAATATTATCTAGAAAAATCAGTAATTTTTAGATTAATTAAATTTTGAGAACGTTTTTTCAATGGTCAATTAAGGAATTTTTCAACATTAAATGAGAAAATAGGAGTAAGCAATCAACTTTTAACTAATAATTTTAATTATTGGATTAAAATAAACAAATACTCATATTTTGTCGGTATTATTAGTTTAATTATTAGTATACCACTTGCATATACAATATCTTTTATTATGATTTTGAAAAAATATAGTTTAAGAGATTATCTACTTAACACTATAATTTTAATGTTTTTAAGCGTCCCGCTTATTATATCTATTCCTTTTGTTAATTTAATATTAAGTTCGTTAGGGTATGACTTTAACTTTAATAAAAATAACTTGCTAACAATGATATTACCTTTGACTAATCTAGTACTATTTAACTGCTTTAGTTTAATACAAATTTTAAGACCGGTAATGATAAATATTAGTGAGTCAAATTCATATCTGTTTTATAAGCAATTAGGTTTTAATAAACTGAAAATATTTTTTCTATTATTTTTACCACTAACTATTAGAAAATTTATGAATGCTTTACCTTTTTATATTGTTAGTATCTTTCTTTATGGTATTTATTTCGAAACTTTTTATAGCTTTCCTGGAACAATAAGTTATATTTACGGTGTAATTAGTAATTATGAAACTGACTCAATTTGTTATTTTTTCACTACTATCATCTTAACTTTTATTGTAAGTTTTTTATTTATGGACTTCCTAATTAATCTAGTAACAGTTAAGGATAAGTATGCAAAATAAAAAATTCACTCTTGCACAGCCGCATAACTTAACCCCTATGTATCATAGAAAAAGAAACTTTTTTACTGAATTAATAAATAATAAAATTTTTATATTTTTAACAATCACACTTTTGATATTAGTAATTTTTTCACTTTGTTCCTTTATTTTTAATAATAAAGTTCCTGAAATATTATTTAAACTTGGTATTGAAAAAAACATTAAAACAACCCTAATAACTCAAAACAACATAGTTGAAATTACCTATAACCCAGAGTCAAACAGTAAAATAAAAATATTAGAAGAATATCTTATAAACAACAACATAAATTATAATATCGATAAAGAAAAGATAATTCCAATATTAAGTTTTAACATAAAAGATCTACTAAGTTACTGAGATAAATTTACTTTAGCATTAGGTTCAAATAATTCGGGTGAATCAGTTTTAATTGTTAATTTACAAAAATTCAGTTTTTCAATTTTATATGCAATATCAATTTTTATAATTGAATTATTTTTTAGTTTACCAATTGGATGTTGAATATCAATTAATAAAAGGAGTTTTAAAATTTTAAATTCAACACTTGCATATTTAATCTCTATACCTGACTTATTAATTTTTATGTTTATATTGGTAATGATAAAAAATTTTCTTCTTCTAACTATAATTCTGATTCTTACTGGAATTATTAGGATGACTTATTGAACAATCCAATTTGCAATTACTGAAGTCAAAAAAGAGTATATGATAATATTAGTCAATTCAAACATGAATAAAATTTCAATAATTTATAAACATCTAATTCCAAAGATTGTCTCAAAAATATTAACTATATTTTCAGCTAGAATAGGTTATATTTTAGGTCTAATAAGTACAATAAATTTAATTGGTTTTCCAATACAATGAAATGTTTTGAACAACATAAGAGAATATTGAAAATTTCAAGTAGATAACATCCTGCAAGTTCTATTTCCTCTATTATATTTAAGCGTTTTTTTGATTAGTTTTAGAATTTGATGTATCGCAATCAGTAGGACAATCGATGTTACAAAATAGGAGAATTATGAAAAAATTTAATTTTAACGGTTATGATTTAGAATATTTTGAACAAAATACTAACAAAAATAAAAATATGATATTTATTCACGGTTTTGGATCTAATGTCAATTTTTTGATAGTCTAATTAATGAATTTTGTGATGAATATAACATTTTTGGACTTAACATGCCTGCACATGGTAATTCAGAATATGATAATAAATTAATGAATTTTGAAACATTTTGTGAGATTTTTAGGCAATTTTTGAACTTTCTAGATTTAAGAAATGTTACGCTTATTGGTCATTCGCTAGGTGGTGGAATTGCTGGTGCAAATTTAATAAATTCACATCAAATTAAAAAATGTATTTTAATTGGACCGATGAATAGAACTAGTTTAGCTAAGGTAAAAGAATTTAATGATTGCTTTTTTCCAACAAATCTCAACGAATGAGAAAAATTAATAAGACTTTGTTATTTTAACCCTGATAGCATTATTTCAAATCAAGAAATTAGAAAAAAAACTCAACAATATTTTGTTGAGAATTGCGTCCAAATTGAGTATGTCTACAAGTTAGGTAAAAATCTACCTTCAAATAAAAATATGGATTTAATTGAAAATGGATTAAACAAGTCTAATACTAAAATTGGATTATTTATCGGAGACCATGATGGAATTATAGATTTAGAAAATATAGTTCCTTATTATCAAAATGTGGTTAAAAATCTAAAAGTTTATAAAATTAATAATGCGGGACATTCAATTTGACTAGAAAATTGAAATGACTTTGTTAATAAACTACATGAATTTTTAAATGAATTATAAACTGGTGTTTACATAGATGTAACCATCGGTTTTTTTAATATCAATAACTGTAATTAAAATATTTTCCTGTGTTTCCCACTTAGTAGCATAAATAAAAAACTATCAAACACTAATTTGTTTGGTAGTTATTTTTTTATTTTGTAATCTCATTAAAAGCAAATTTAATAAGATTAAAATCTTCTCAAGATTGCTCTGTAATGTTATTTTTAATCTCTAAAGTTTCAATTAATTTTCCATCAAAATATTTTTCTGTTTCTTTAACATCTCTCATAATTGAGATTATTTTTTCGACAGTAAATTTATCATCTCCAGAAAGTCCTGTAAATTTGTTTATTTGATAAACTAAGAATTTGATCATCACTAGACTTAAAAATGAAAGACAAATATAACCTTTAATATGATTTCAAGTTGAAAGATACATTGGTCTAAGGGATAAATTTCCTTTAAGAACCCTAAAATTCTCTTCTGCTTGTCATTGCTTTGAATACAATGAAACTATATCACTTTCCTTTAGATCAAATCTATTTGTTTCGTAAATATAGTATCCATCGTATTTTTGATCTTCCTCAATTTTTTCTATATCTAAAATATAATAAGCTTTATTTTCAATTGCTTTAAAGAATCTATATTTTTTGTTAGCTGTCATATTTTCAAATAAAACTTGACCTTTTTCGTTTGCTATTTTATTAAAATTATCAATTAATTGTTCACGATCTTTTCTGTCTTTTAACGCTCTTTTTGAACTAAATGTAATTATTTGTTTTCTATAATTCCCATTATTTCTACCATTTTTATATGTCGAAACAATTTCTCTACTTTTGAATAACATCCCATTTTCTTTTTTATATCCATCTTCATTTATTACATATTCCTTGAATGCTTTACTTGAAGATTTAAGTCTATATGAAATGATGTAATTTAGTTTTTTGTCTTCTAAAAATCTTATGTTTTTATTAACACTCATCCCTTTGTCTGCGATTATTGTTACATTCTTAATTTCATATGTTTTAAGTAATTCTAAAACAAATGGTATAAATGTTTTTGAGTCAGCTGTATTTCCAAGGAAAACTTTGTAATGTAATGGTATTCCATTAGAATCTGTTACTAAACCGATTACAATTTGGTCTTCTTTGAATTTTCCATCTTTTGAAAATCCTGGTTTTTTAAAGCCTTTTCTATCGAATGTCTCGAAATACGATGTTGTTGAATCATATCATACAATCGAAATATCTCTTTTGTATGTTTCAACAATTTTATTATTTACATTCTTTAGTATTTGTTCTTGATTTAATGCTATATAATCGAGAGATCTATAAAATGAATTTTTCTTAAAACTATCTTTATTGTGTTTTAAAGATTCTTTATATGTAGCAAATACACTTATGGGATTAGTTATTTTTTGGTAAATTTGTTGAACAACAATTGTATTAAGACTAATTGATTTTGTATCGGTGCAATTTTCAAATATGTTAAAGTAATCGACCATATTTTTTATCAATTCAATACCCTTATATTTTTCATAAACTTCAGATTTTTTAACATTTTTTTGCTTAATCTTTTTATCAATTATTTCAATAATTTTCTCCTTTGTTCAGCTTAAAGGAATATCTCTTATGATTTCTTGAATTATTTTTACTGAGTTTGGTTGAAATGAGTCAAACTCTTCCTCATAACCAATTCCAAATCTTGTCTCATATCCCGAACTATCCAATCTTCTATATCCTATCGAGATATAAGTCCCTTTATTTCTTTTTGACCTAGAAATAATTCAATTTCTCTTATTTGTCTTTTTCATACCCTATATTATATCACATTAGTAGCATAATAGTATAAAATTTTATATTTATAAATAAATATAAATGAAAAAAAATCCTACATTTTCCACATTAAGTGGGAAATGTAGGAAATGACTTTGTTAATAAACTACATGAATTTTTAAATGAATTATAAACTGGTGTTTACATAGATGTAACCATCGGTTTTTTTAATATCAATAACTGTAATTAAAATATTTTTGTCGTATTCCCTAATTAAACTAATTAAATCTGCTGCATCGATATACATGCAATTAGTGAAAATCATAAATTGTTCCTGTTTTGAGTAACTTCCTATGACTTTAGAAACACTAAAAGAGAATCTGCTACTACTATTTTCGTAAATAGTATTGAGTAATTGTTGATATTCTTTTGCAAAAATTTGTACTTGAACTGTCTTGTATCTAGGGAAAATTAAATTAATGCAAACTTGGAAAATAGCCATCATTCCTAAACCTGCTAAGAAGTTAGGACTAAATAGCACATCTAAAGCTAGTGTATTTTCTTGAACCTGAGTTGTATCAATTTTCTCAGTATTTAGAGCTATTATTGCTGGGATAAAGTTACCTATTAAATTAGCAAAAATAAGCGAAATAACATTAAGGATTGTTAAAACTTGACCCAAATCTTTATGCTTCTTTTTTGCAATCATAGTTCCAAGTATATCAAAACCTCCAGAACAAGATTCAAGAATGAATAACGCTCCTGTAAAGACACCATTAAGACTTCCTCAAGCCAATCCATACAAAATAATTGAAACTTGTTTTGTTGCGTCTGAACTTGAATTTCAAAGTGTCATATAGATAGCGTAATCGGTAAAACCTACTGGAGAACCTTTATTTAAATTAGCAAATATAAATACATCTTCAACACTTGGAATAAATCCAATAACTAACCCAACTAAAGTTTGAACAAATAAGAACAGAATCGTAAAGTAGAAAAATCTTTTTGATAGATATTTATAACTAAGTAGTAAAAGAGGAATATTCAATATAAAGTAAAGTATTCAGAAAATTAAGTTATATCAAAAATACGATAGTTCAACTGAATATCCATTATATCTTAGTAAAAATTGGGTAAGTCTACCTATTGATTGTCCGATTGCACTTAGACCTAACTCATAAAGTCCTGTGTTTTGTACTAAAAACACTAAACAAGTACCATATAGAATACCTATAAAAATTATTAGTAAAACTTGTTTAAAATTACTTTTGTTGTTATATAACTGTGAAAAATAAAGAACTGAACTCTTAACTTTAACACGTTGGTATGCATTTTTCTTTCGAATTTTATGCTCTTGTGTGCTTTCTTTTTTAGTTTTTTTATTACTTTTATTTATATTTAAATTTTCATTGTCTTTTTTCATGTTTTAATTATATATTAAAAATTTTTACTTCTTTATTTTAAGTAAAATAAATAACAAAGTTCTCTTAATTCTGCTACTTGTATAACGTTTGGAAACGCATCTTTGTACAAATGAATCATAATCAAGAGAATCAATGTTTTTTTTAAATAAATTTTCAATCCCTTCATCCACCATTTTATACTTTCTTAGTTTTTCTGGACTATACTTTGAAATTATCTTTTGAAGTTTAGGATAGTAATCTTTAATTGTTTTTTTCTTAAATCATGATTTTGGTACAGGTGTTAATTTAGAAAAATCTTCTCCATTAAAAAACATCTCTCTAATTTTTGTTGCGCTCCCATAATGTTGATTAATTTCTAATGAGTGATAATTAACAGTTCTTTCGTGTGTAACTGGAATGATATTTAGATCATTAAAAATTATTGTTTTGACATATTCATTTGCCAAAATATCATTTGGCAACTCAATATTTTTCCCAGAAAGTTCTTGTAATGCTAAGTTTGTTGCTCTAGGAAAAGAATTGCCTTTTTGTTTTAGATATTTTTTAACAAGTGAATTGTATGTATCTAAATTGTTCTTAATTAATTTAGCACATTCAACAAAAACATTAATATCATTAGTTTCACAACCAAAAACTAGATAGTTAATTTTTTGTTTATTCAATTTTAAAATTGCTCTTTCTGCAAAAATATGTGCTGCTTGAGAAGTATCCTCTACATTAAGCGGGATTACTTTTGAAACTCCATAAGATTTTGCAATTTTTTTTCTTTTTCTAAATGATAAAATTGCTAACTCACCCCTTTGAGTATATTTTTTGCTCAAGGCAACGATTATCTTAGCATTTGGAAATTTATTTTTTACTCAATTTAATTGATAAATGTGACCATTGTGAAACGGATTATATTCAGCTATTATTCCTACTTTGATTTTCTTAGTAAACATATTATTATTGTATAATACATCTATGATAAAAAAAGATAAAAATAAAGCATCTTTTCAACCACTAATAAGTATTTTGATACCAACATATAATATAACAAAATATTTTAATGATACACTTAAGTCTATAAATAAGCAAAGCTACAAAAATATTGAAGTTATTATAAGCGATGATAAGTCAAGTGATGTTTATATTAATAAACTAAATGATATTGTCAAAAATTACAACGAACTAAACATAAAAATATATCAACAAAGTGAAAATAAGGGAGTTGCATTTGCTAGAGATTTTTTAGTAGAAAAAGCAAATGGAGATTATGTTTTGTTTCTCGATGACGATGATAGGCTTTACTCAAAAAATACAATTTTAAATATTGTGGAAAATTTAGAAGAAAAAACAGAAATATATGCAGGAAATTTTGTTTTTTCATTTGATTTAAAATCAAATGACCCTAACAAAAGTTATTACGTAAATTATCTAATTAATAATACTGTCAAAAATACTAACAAAGCAATTGATTACTACTTAAGTAAAATCACTTTTATTTGGGGAGTTTTATATAAGAAGAGTTTTTTGACAAGTAATAACATTAAATTCAGTGAACATAACCTAAGAATTTTTGAAGATATAGCATCATTGGGTAAAATTTATTTTTTATGTAAACATTTTAAATACACCAACAAACCCACAGTTAGATATTTAAGAAGAAAAAATAGTCTTTCAAACTTAAACATAGATAAATTTAACCTAAAAATGTCTTTATTAGAACAAGCATACACATTTAACAGAAAACAAATAATAAAAATTTTAGACTCAAAAAATCAACAAGATACAGATAATCTTATAAAAAAACTTGATGATGCAAAGTTTGTGGAATTTCTTAATTTATTAACTCAACATTACCTAAAATCATGTAAAAACAAACAAAACAAAATGATAGTAGAATCATTTATTAAAGATAATATTTTAAGAATTAAAAATGATCTTTTCGAGAATTCTAAGCTTAAATTATGAACAAAAAATATGTATTATTTACCTATCTTTAGTAAAATAAGAAAACAACTTAAAAATAAATAGGTTGCAAATCCTTTTTCAAAAAAGTCAGTTAATTATATTAAATTTTTATTTTTATATTTTAAAAAAGTATATATAATAGTAATGCTAATTATTAGAACCACTTGAATAAGGAGGAAAAATGGCTATTGTACCAAAACGTAAAACATCCAAACAACGTAAACACAAGAGAAGAACCCACGATGCACTAACAACACCTAACCTTGTTGCATGCTCAAATTGTACTCAATTGATCGAACAACACTGTGTATGCAGATTCTGTGGTTTCTACAAAGGAAAAAAAGTTGAAGGTTTTACACCAATCAATAATTAATTATATTAAATAATGCACCTTATAAAAAGTATTATGCATAACAAAATGCTAGTATATACCTTTTATGGGGTGCTTTTTTTGTACTTTTTTTGTTTACCTTAAAATTATCCGTTATATTAAAGTGGAGGTTAGATATGATACTGTATAGAATAGGTGAAATTATGCATATTAATGCACAAAATATAATTTTTGAATCAAGGGGAGAAGGATACTCATTAATAGTACCCAATTCATCAAGATTTAATAATAATCAAAAGGTTAAACTTTTTATATATGAATATAAAAATGATTATAATACACAAACTTATGCTTTTAAGGATTACATGGAAAGGGTTTTATTTGTTGACTTAATTTCTCTTACTGGAATTGGACCCAGAATAGCAATGAACTTGCTTGATAAT
It encodes the following:
- a CDS encoding OppA family ABC transporter substrate-binding lipoprotein translates to MKFNKRILLFSSMSITGLLTTLSVYSCKFNETNNKNIKTLQILKEDKLETNPYFLDYSTVMKTNIDSDNILQSSVAAQLFRIITVKSPEYEKNSSYKLKSSGVYAYKFELAEKIIIETINGTEIEFNNDDFELIDSNAEIYEKAISSNPKSINSRAFIQAMNNAKKMKIKIKDNVYWVDSSGEKTKYTINAKDFWFSYLRSYYNGFFQRSFTNQNGDYRTSILIDLENKKRLNDLSNQRFGTNLFTNNQQFEIHGISSSKFIEFADNLEPKNAVQDNFLIFEEDEDYAEVKNFMGFFDLMLVNSLIFSPAPSDFIKEESKTLNQTFNKNDKEIPLYGYGIIKEIGLYFYGVNGWKQNLYAGPYIPNKNASDTNKLVLTKNKYYYDKNFVNSKENIERIELKYSQTDPILNFNKIKNDNNTLVNLLSLTQEQQKYFNSNTKDYKFIPYKKYNKTTSVGNNAFNITPKPDELVNVNSSSILNSIDYNSIAFNDNFSKIVYGSSIKELKQGYRGEFDNKLSISSGVFENNSISFRSIINASINWNYVKDSLNLSSDLWITNAAPDAKIGGTNQNTSKFKTLREAKEIVNDLIVINNEGQKIELNKQNSNQLKSSSFNILQKHMKKLLDQLFNNKSLGLNKSENITWIIYNNRLLNQNEIKMYEQIIEVIKEIDPRLNPVFNYLPTQVEIDKVYGTSNGTGNNSTYQFITYSYEKDSLAPYLDKITHAIGMSPFALWYKFSNLKANDILAINFPEITRFSKIMKEKFEEGFLKLNEIYTKDNDSNLFRKIKWDDLNKFNSYEERNLYLRGILKTNENNQTGYTNYGFGGLGYLWDNNKKIFKIDNIIEQAKFANYYLTISTNEQLIELIRELNTFRSFGIDLDKKIDSINFLDYKIVNKNWVYNIPYNDVIYVQDIKIK
- a CDS encoding ABC transporter permease subunit; translated protein: MFKISKLNKKHWIYFLLKILYSFIFFMILISTIYVLFDINSVTPLKISEIWNDSSTSEEVLLKINNEYYLEKSVIFRLIKFWERFFNGQLRNFSTLNEKIGVSNQLLTNNFNYWIKINKYSYFVGIISLIISIPLAYTISFIMILKKYSLRDYLLNTIILMFLSVPLIISIPFVNLILSSLGYDFNFNKNNLLTMILPLTNLVLFNCFSLIQILRPVMINISESNSYLFYKQLGFNKLKIFFLLFLPLTIRKFMNALPFYIVSIFLYGIYFETFYSFPGTISYIYGVISNYETDSICYFFTTIILTFIVSFLFMDFLINLVTVKDKYAK
- a CDS encoding ABC transporter permease subunit, translating into MQNKKFTLAQPHNLTPMYHRKRNFFTELINNKIFIFLTITLLILVIFSLCSFIFNNKVPEILFKLGIEKNIKTTLITQNNIVEITYNPESNSKIKILEEYLINNNINYNIDKEKIIPILSFNIKDLLSYWDKFTLALGSNNSGESVLIVNLQKFSFSILYAISIFIIELFFSLPIGCWISINKRSFKILNSTLAYLISIPDLLIFMFILVMIKNFLLLTIILILTGIIRMTYWTIQFAITEVKKEYMIILVNSNMNKISIIYKHLIPKIVSKILTIFSARIGYILGLISTINLIGFPIQWNVLNNIREYWKFQVDNILQVLFPLLYLSVFLISFRIWCIAISRTIDVTK
- a CDS encoding alpha/beta fold hydrolase, whose amino-acid sequence is MNEFCDEYNIFGLNMPAHGNSEYDNKLMNFETFCEIFRQFLNFLDLRNVTLIGHSLGGGIAGANLINSHQIKKCILIGPMNRTSLAKVKEFNDCFFPTNLNEWEKLIRLCYFNPDSIISNQEIRKKTQQYFVENCVQIEYVYKLGKNLPSNKNMDLIENGLNKSNTKIGLFIGDHDGIIDLENIVPYYQNVVKNLKVYKINNAGHSIWLENWNDFVNKLHEFLNEL
- a CDS encoding YitT family protein, whose amino-acid sequence is MKKDNENLNINKSNKKTKKESTQEHKIRKKNAYQRVKVKSSVLYFSQLYNNKSNFKQVLLIIFIGILYGTCLVFLVQNTGLYELGLSAIGQSIGRLTQFLLRYNGYSVELSYFWYNLIFWILYFILNIPLLLLSYKYLSKRFFYFTILFLFVQTLVGLVIGFIPSVEDVFIFANLNKGSPVGFTDYAIYMTLWNSSSDATKQVSIILYGLAWGSLNGVFTGALFILESCSGGFDILGTMIAKKKHKDLGQVLTILNVISLIFANLIGNFIPAIIALNTEKIDTTQVQENTLALDVLFSPNFLAGLGMMAIFQVCINLIFPRYKTVQVQIFAKEYQQLLNTIYENSSSRFSFSVSKVIGSYSKQEQFMIFTNCMYIDAADLISLIREYDKNILITVIDIKKTDGYIYVNTSL
- a CDS encoding nucleotidyltransferase; its protein translation is MFTKKIKVGIIAEYNPFHNGHIYQLNWVKNKFPNAKIIVALSKKYTQRGELAILSFRKRKKIAKSYGVSKVIPLNVEDTSQAAHIFAERAILKLNKQKINYLVFGCETNDINVFVECAKLIKNNLDTYNSLVKKYLKQKGNSFPRATNLALQELSGKNIELPNDILANEYVKTIIFNDLNIIPVTHERTVNYHSLEINQHYGSATKIREMFFNGEDFSKLTPVPKSWFKKKTIKDYYPKLQKIISKYSPEKLRKYKMVDEGIENLFKKNIDSLDYDSFVQRCVSKRYTSSRIKRTLLFILLKIKK
- a CDS encoding glycosyltransferase family 2 protein, with product MIKKDKNKASFQPLISILIPTYNITKYFNDTLKSINKQSYKNIEVIISDDKSSDVYINKLNDIVKNYNELNIKIYQQSENKGVAFARDFLVEKANGDYVLFLDDDDRLYSKNTILNIVENLEEKTEIYAGNFVFSFDLKSNDPNKSYYVNYLINNTVKNTNKAIDYYLSKITFIWGVLYKKSFLTSNNIKFSEHNLRIFEDIASLGKIYFLCKHFKYTNKPTVRYLRRKNSLSNLNIDKFNLKMSLLEQAYTFNRKQIIKILDSKNQQDTDNLIKKLDDAKFVEFLNLLTQHYLKSCKNKQNKMIVESFIKDNILRIKNDLFENSKLKLWTKNMYYLPIFSKIRKQLKNK
- the rpmF gene encoding 50S ribosomal protein L32, which gives rise to MAIVPKRKTSKQRKHKRRTHDALTTPNLVACSNCTQLIEQHCVCRFCGFYKGKKVEGFTPINN